CAGCCGCCGCTGTCAATCATTAATTTCAATGTTCTCGCAAAATATTTTTTCAATGATCTCAGTGCTTTGCTTTCGCTCAGCGCGGATTGGGAATCTATGTAAACCCGTTCCGTTTGTCAACCGTTTAATGACCGGTCAGTCAAAAAAATTCTCAGCTGTGCTGCACCCGTTCAGGGCCGTCATCAGCCGAGGAAGAGGTTCTATGTAAAACAGAGATTGGGGTCAAGGGGTTTTTGAATTATTTGTGGTATATTTGAGAGTTAATTTACACTCATATGAAGTAAATGGCTTAGTGGTGCGGGTTAAGAGGGATTCACAGATTTTACATATAAAAAGGGCAGAAGATGAACTTCTGCCCTGACACTAGTATTTACACTGACTCACTACTTCTTATCATTAGTAAGCATGTCCAAAACTTCGAGAGCCTGAGCCGGATTAACACTCACTCCAGCCTTAACTTTCGTCTCAGAAGACTTCTGTGTATATGTATTTCCGTCCCACCCTTCGCTGGATGAGCCGCCTTTTGCTGTAACACCACCATGAATGGTTGGAGCTGCCATAGCCCCGGCCTTAACAGCATCCTTTACAAATGTATCGCTATTCATTGTTGCGGGCTGAGAGGTTTCCACTCCACTACCATCGTCAGTAATCATAGAAGTGGAAGCACCATTACCGAGTATGGTCCATTTCCCCTGTCCTACCCTGCTAGCCTTGGCATCATAATTTGCAGTCTGACCATGAGCAGTCATCTTCAATATAAAAAAACGGGTGGGAGCATCATAACCAGGTAATGCGGCCCCTGCTTTTACATTATACTTGATACCGGTCTGAGAATTGGTCCAGTTAAAATCTGTCCCAGACTTCATGGTCTCCAGTATATAACTGATCTGAGCACGATCTGTGGTGGTTAGACTTTGCATATCCGGGGCAGTTGATCCGGTCATATCATACTGAGCTTGAGCAGTAAGAGGAACAAGACGAACTGATACCGCAGACGGAGCCAATACGTAGGCATCACCAGTCTGCTCCTGTGAATCAATGGAGTTCACACCTTGCATCATACCCCAAGCTGTTTTATCACCACCGCTACCCACAGCATAAGAAGACGACTGCATGCCCTGAGACACAGCTTTCATCATTACTTTTTCCTGCTGATAGACACGTTTGATTATTACATCTTGCTGGCGGTACTGATCTTTCTTTACGGTTAGTATATGATCGGCATTGCGCGGCAGATCAACTGTGCACGGAGAAGTGCAGGCAACCTTACCATCTGCATAAACAGTCGCGCCCATGGGATTAGTTGAGACAGGTATGGACTGAGTCTTAACAACCGGAGCACACCCGGCAGCCAAAGTAAGACCACAAAATATCGCGAGTAACCTTTTCTTCATTGTATCCTCCCTTTTGATGCCTACTCTATACATAATATATAGGAATAAAAAAAGGCGCGGTTTTCCGCGCCTTTTTGATAGAGCTATTCAGCTTTCTTAACCTTATTCCCGTCACCTAGCAGGACAACCCGCGGCTTATGAAGAGCGAGTTCGTCTTCATCCAGCCACGTGTAGGAACATATAATAATTTTCTGCCCGGCTTCGCCTTTGTGCGCAGCTGCGCCGTTCAGACAAAACTCACCCGGACCGCCTTCAATGGCGTAGGTAGTGAGTCTTTCTCCATTATTGACGTTTAAAACATCAACACGCTCATAGGGAAGAATCCCCACTTTTTCCAGCAGATCAACATCAATTGAAATGGAACCTTCATAATCGACATTGGCGTCGGTGATGGTCGCTCTGTGGATCTTAGACTTCAAAAGGCAACGACTGCCCATAATTTCCTCCTTCAGGGGTATTTAATTTACCTGAACGGATAAGCGGATACCATGAGGCCAACAGATTATCAATATAAGAAATGAAGCCTTTATTTATCTAAGAATATGCCAACTCAGCTATTAGAATAATCAACCGCCACCAACTGCGGGAAATAATCCAACCCTATCTCCATCACTAAGAACGGCATCAAATTTAGATGAAACGCCATTTATGAAAATAATCTTAACCTCATCAACCGGGATGCCTACTCTATTCAGAACATCAGTAACGGTTTCACCTTCAGAAATAGGAAAGGCCTCAGAATCTGAGGGACTTTTAACAGCAAAGGTTGCATAGCAGAGCAAAGTAATTTTCATAAGACCTCATTTGAATATATTGATAAACCACAATCAGCCTGTCACTGACGGATACTGAGTCTTGAATGTAAAAAAAATCATATAGTAAATCAACAGCCGAGCCTGTAAAAAAAAGGTCCGGCAGAGCAAACCCTGCCGGACCCAAAGAAGCGATGTAAACTTAACTTATGCGGAGAAAGCTTTCTCGAAGTTAGGTACAACCTGCTTTTTGCGGGACATTACGCCTTCGAGGTATACTTTGGTACCTTCGGGAGCAACGCCGAATGCTTTTTCAACAACGGAAGCGTCGTCAGAAACGATGAGCATTTCAGAGCCTTCTTTCATGATGTCGGTCAGCAGCAGGAAACAGCTGTGACGGCCGTCAGCTTTAACTTTTTCAAGTTCAGCGTAGAGATCAGCTTTGATGTTGTCGAAAACAGACAGGTCAACAACTTCGAGCTGGCCGATGCCAACTTTTTTGCCGGACATGTTGAAATCTTTGTAGTCACGGAAGATAAGTTCGTTCATGGAAGCACCGGCAACTGCGGACTTAACATTGAACATTTCCATTCCGAGAGCCATAACGTCTTCAACACCAGCAATCTTAGCCAGTTCTGCAACAGCTTCTTTGTCAGCTTCGGTGCAGGTTACGGACTTGAACATAACGGTGTCAGACAGGATTGCACAGAGAAGTACGCCAGCAATGTTCTTGGGGATTTCTACATTGTAGAACTTGTACATTGCGTTGATAACGGTACCGGTGCAGCCTACAGGCCATACCCACATTTCGAGAGGGTTGGGGGTAGTTACGTCACCAAGTTTGTGGTGGTCAACTACTGCAACAACTTCACCCTTATCAAGGTTGTCCATGGACTGAGCAATGTCAGAGTGGTCAACGAGAATAACTTTCTGATCGGTAGCATCAGTCATGATTTCGGGAGCAGCGCAACCGAATTTTTCGAGAACAAAAGCGGTTTCAGGAGCGAGTTCGCCCTGTGAAACAGCCTTGGTTTCTTCTTTTGCTTTGGACCAGAGGTCAGCAATTGCGATTGCGGATGCAATGGTATCGGTATCGGGGTTTTTGTGTCCTACTGCGATAATAGCCATAATAAATTTCCTCCTAAGAAATGTGGTAGCTAATTGAGCTTGTGTCTTCTATCACAATCTTCTTTTTCTGCCAAGTCTAGATGATCCCGGCAAGGATAATAAAGCCGAACATAACCACTCCGAAGACAAAAGTGGCGTAAGCTTTACGCAATCTCAGGGCCAAAAGACCTCCGAGGCTGGCTGCAATCCATAAAAAAGACCATTTCATATCCACAGCGGCGACCAATGGCCCCCATTTGTGAAAAAATATACAAAGGATATAATGAAGGATGATGGTGCTTGTCCAGAAAAAAAGCCAAGAAGTAGCAAAAGTTCTTAAAATAGACTGAAAAACCAGTTTCTGCGGGAGTTGATCACCGGCCTTTCCCTTACGTGCCCAGCCGATAAGCTTATTATGCCCACGATTATGCCATTGCCTGAGTGAAGAATCCACCCAGGACCCGATACGGGCAAGAGGAAGGCAAGCCAGTAGGATGACCATAACCTGCCGGGCTTCGGTAAAGGCAAAAGAAGTGGTCAGGGCCAGCGCGGCAAACGTGGGAGCCAAAATATGCGGTGGAATATATGTCCCGGCGGGGATGTTATCCAGCCAGAAAAGTTCGAAGAATACGGCAATCTTAAGACTTGTAGCCACATCTCCGGTAACGGCACCCCATAGGGCACCGACCACAAGGGGACGCTCAAGAAAACCGGGATTTATTGTAAAGCGGAAGAGCGAAAAAATCGCAAAAAAAAACCAATCGCCGCAACCCATACGGGAAACGATAACGCCAATCCTTGAAACAGACTCATGAAAACCTCACCTGAACAGGATCATTGGGAACGCAGCGGAAATCGAGTTCAATGCCCTGCCCCTTAAAATAATGAAGACAGGATTCATCATCTGAACTCAGAGCCACACTGGGAGAAATTTGTTTTTTGCCAGGACCGTAATGGATATTGCCAATATTTACAGTATTGAACTCGAATCCGGAATCAAGTGCACGGCGCACATCTGCACAGGAAGAAAAAAGAATGATCGTACTGACATTTACATCAGCGACAGCAGAAATTCTATCGCTCAAATCATCAACAGAACAGAAAGAACACTTTACTGATTGTGGAATAGCCAGCGACATAATCTGCTGCTGCAAATCATCCCCGGCAACGGCGTCGTTCACCACAATAATATGCTTTGCGTGAGTATACGGAAGCCATGTTTCAATAATCTGCCCATGGACAAGACGGTTATCAATTCTCACCCACATCATGGCCTACCCTTTTGAAGTGCGTTTTCGCAGCATTTCGCCAGCAATCACAATCCCTTTGGCTGCGGCTTTGCTGACCTCTTCGGCCATCTTCTGCAAGGATTCATTGCGCATCTGAAACGCCTTGAGAAGCATAGGCAGGCTGACCCCGGTAACAACCTCTATATCATCCCCCTGCAACAAAGACAGACTAAGATTGGTAGGGGTTCCACCGAACATATCGGTAAGAATGAGAACACCATTCCCATTATTCACTTCGGCAATATTGTTTTTCAGAGATTCAACAGCCGCGTCAATACCCTGCGAGACATCAACGCTAAGGGAAAGAACTCCCTCCTGAGGTCCGACTATCAATTCACCCGCTTCAATAAGCGCTTGTCCGAAGTTACCATGGGTAACAAGAACAATTCCGTTTTTGCTAGATTCTGTGCCCATCAAAATTCCCGATATATTCAACTATAAAAACTATTTTAAATGAATGTGCTTGTGCTCAAGTGAAACAGAATAACCATTATCCTTGAGAGTTGCAAATACCCTTTCAGCAGTGGCCACGGAACGATGGCGGCCACCTGTGCAGCCCAAGGCAATGGTCAGCCTGTATCTTCCTTCCGCCTCGTAAAGAGGAAGCACATATTGAATGAAATCGAGATATTTCTCAATAAAAATTGAACCGGGTTCCGCACCTAAAACGTAATCGGAAATAGCTTGATCCTGACCGGAGAGCGGACGGAGCTCTTCTTCAAAATACGGGTTAGGCAAAAAGCGCAGATCCATGACCATATCCGCAGCAGTGGGCACATCATGTTTGAAGCCGAAAGACATGACGTGAACACGCAGTCCGCGGGTCTTTTCGCTCAATTCAGCCCATTTCTCCTGAATCCTGCGACGGAGATCATGTATGGAATATGTGGTAGTATCAATGACCAAATCCGCCTGATTACGAACTTCGCCAAGCGCTTCCTTTTCCTTTTCAAGAGCCTGCTCCAATCCGATATCCCTCGACTCCAGAGGATGCAAGCGACGTGTTGTAGCGTACCTGCGGACCAATTCCGGCAAACGGGCTTCAAGATAAAGAATACTCGGACGGTATCCTTTGGAAATAAGCTCTTCGCGGGTGGCTTCCCAGTCAACGCTAAATTCCAACTGACGCAGGTCCATACCCAGCACCAGTCCCCGATAAGCGTTGTCACGAGTATTGAACAATTCAACCAGACGTGGAAGCATACCTGCGGGCAGTCCGTCGACACAGAAAAAACGCAGATCCTCGAAGACTTTCAGCACAGTAGATTTACCGGCACCCGAAAGCCCGGTTACAACAATCACAGGAAAGGAATCCACATCAACCACCCCAGTATCCTCCTTGCACAATAGCCCACAAACAAAATTAGCAATGACCTGAGTTCATTGCTAATCTGATTTTCATTGATTCCGTAAGGTTCCGGATCTAGTCGAGACCGAGAAGCTTAAGCAACTCTGTCTTATCGCCGGTATCTATGAATGCCTGTCGGAACGCTTCATCTTTAAGCTGACGAGAAATCTGCGCCAGCACCTTCAAATGGGCACCGGCCCCCTGCTCGGGGGCCAGTACCATAAAGAATATCTTACATGGCTGCATGTCCAGAGATTCAAAGTCGACACCCTCACTGGAGCGGCCGACAATAACAACAATCTCTTCAAGACATTCCAGTTTACCGTGGGGGATGGCTATGCCATCCCCTATTCCGGTTGTTCCAAGTTTTTCACGATCATTAAGGACCTTAAGGGCATTGTCCACATCCACTTCCAGACCTGCGGCCTTGAGGGTGGAAACCATTTCCTTCAGAACTTCACTCTTATTAGAGGCCTGTAGTTCATGAAGAACAAGGTCCTTCGCCAGATTATCAGTTATATTCATCAGTTAGTATCCCGGGTCAATTAAACCGAAATCGCCATTATTGCGGCGGTAGATTACATTTATAGCTTCGTTATCCGCATTGCGGAATACGAGGAATTCATGGTCAAGAGTCTGAAGCTGCTCTGCTGCTTCATCAATACTCATAGGCTTGGGAACAAAAGAGTCGGACTCCACAATCACAGGTTCCCTATACTCTTCCTCTCCATAACTGAGAATGTCCATACGGGCAGGAGCTGCCTCCTTACGCCTGTGACTTCTCATCTTTTCATTTGCACGTCGAAGCTGGGCTTCGAGCTTATCCAAGACCATATCCACGGTGGAATACATATCCTCGGACACTTCGTAAGCTGAAACATGTAAATGGTCGGAGGTGAAAACGACTTCAGCAACATGCCTGAACTTATCCACTGACAGATTCACCTGCATATCAGTGTTTTCAGGATTGCTAACGTACTTTACCAACTTGGAGAAACGGCTGTTTGCATATTCCTTAAGATGTTCGGATGCGTCGAAATTCTTAAAAGTAAATGCTACGTTCATAAAGAGCCTCCTTAGTAAAGGGTGAATATGCTTTGATTTCTCCGGACTACACTAGAAAACCTTCTTCCTTTTGGATGAGGAGAGTATCCCCATTGCAGTCCTATACTTAGCGACGGTCCTTCTAGCGATATTGACTTCCAGCTTCTCTTTGAGAATCTCGGCGATCTTCTCGTCGCTGAGGGGTTTCTTTCCATCTTCTTCGCCGATCAACTTCTTGATCGTAGCCTTGACGGACTCGGAACCGACCTGAGATCCGTCATCCAGACCGAGAGCGCTATTAAAGAAAAATTTAAGTTCATAAATTCCATGGGGAGTCGAAACATATTTATTCGTTGTAATTCGACTCACTGTGGATTCATGCATCTCGATGTCTTCCGCAACCTCCTTGAGGATAAGCGGTTTAAGCTTGGTGACACCGTGAGCAAAAAAACCGCGCTGAAACCTAACTATAGACTCGAGAACTTTGTATAAGGTGCGCTGCCGCTGATACAGACTCTTCATCAGCCATTGCGCAGACCGCATCTTATCCTGAAAATATTCCTTATCCTCTCCCTTTGTTGATGCCAGCGTCTCCACGTAAAATGCATTCATCTGCAACTTTGGAAGACCGTCTTCGTTCAGAACAATGACAAAATCACCATCATATTCATAAACATAAGCATCGGGACTGACATAGAAAGAGTCTCCGCTTGAAAAACTTGCTCCGGGCAGGGGATCAAGTGTCTGCATCAAGTCTAGGTAACTCTTTAAATCCTCCATGCTGAGCTTGAACTTCCGAGCCAGCGGCTTGTAGCGCTTCTTTTCAAGATCATCCAGATGATCCCGGACCAGCGAGACCAAGATCGGATCATCATCAAGCTTCAAGGCTTCCATCTGGATAAGCAGACATTCCTGCGGAGTCCTTGCCGCCACGCCTACCGGATCAAAACGCTGAATACGGTACAATACCTTTTCTACGTCTTCGATTTCAGCATAGCATGTTTCACATACATCTTCCAAGTCTATCCGTAAAAAACCTCCCGAACTTAAATTGCCCATAAGGCATTCGCCGATGACCTTTTCTTTCTCGGTAAAATCGGAGAGGCTCATCTGCCAATGCAGATGTCCTTCAAGGGAGGCGGACTTGGTTAAACGCGCTTCAAATGAAGTTCCTTCTTCATAAGATTCAGACTCGCGGGAAGCGGACTGCTTTGATGTACTGGAGAATTCGCCGAGATAGTTTTCCCATTCGGCTTCCTTAGAAATTTGTGCTTCTTCGGCTGTAGCGGTGCCTGCGTCAGCATCAGCGGCGTCAGTACGCTCCTGCGCTTCAGCTTCTTCAAGGATAGGATTCTCCATGAGTTCCTGATGGACACTATCCAACAGCTCCAATCGGGAAAGCTGCAACAACTTAATCGCCTGCTGCAACTGGGGAGTCATGACCAGCTGTTGAGTAAGCTTTAATTGTTGTCTAAGTTCCAATCCCATATATTCAGGCCACCTTGTAATATATTCTCGAATTCAATTTATTTCAGCTAGTTGCACACTAAAGCAAGAAAAAGTCTTTTTATTCTGCCTCAGCCTTGACTTTACTATGCCACATCCAAATGCAAGATGCAACTAAGACCTCTGAATTATCTGAATTTTATGGATTTTTTACATACAGAATTTGTATATGAAAAAAGTGTACCAATGTTCGGGCGGACTGTAAATCAACAAAGGTAAAATTCATCAAACTTTGTACCAAAAAAACGAGCCGAGACCCAAACGGGACCCGGCTCGCACAAATGAATTCGATACACAAATCTAGAGACTGAAACTATCACCCAAGTACAGCCTGCGCGCCTTGGTGTTTTTCACAATACTTTCAGGAGAACCATTCAGGATAACCCTACCCTCATAAACCAGATAAGCCCGGTCACAGATGGAAAGGGTTTCACGCACGTTGTGGTCGGAAATAAGAATTCCCAATCCCATATCTTTAAGCGAGGAAATGATGTCCTGAATATCAATAACCGCGATGGGATCAATCCCGGCAAAGGGTTCATCAAGCAAAATGAACTTCGGATCATTGATCATGGCCCTTGCAATTTCAAGACGACGGCGTTCACCACCGGAGAGATACATGGCCTTCTGATCTGCCAAACGGAGGATGCCCAGCTGATCAAGCAATTCATCCGCCCTTTTGGGGACGGCTTTGCCGGAAAGACCAGTATGCTCAATAATAATTTCAAGATTCTTACGCACGGAAAGTTTCTTGAAAATGGAACTTTCTTGCGGAAGATAACTAAGCCCAAGACGTGCCCGCTCATGCAAAGGAAGCCGGGTTATTAATTGCTTATTGAAATAAACATCACCGAACGTGGGTTTAACCACACCCACAAGCATGTAAAACGTTGTGGTTTTACCGGCTCCGTTAGGACCAAGCAGTCCCACAACCTCGCCCTCACGCACAGTCAGCCCGATTCCGCGGACAACCTCTTTAGGTCCATAGTTTTTGACCAGTTTCTTGGCGATAATCGAAGACATACTTTTCCTGTAATTAAATTTTGATGCGCTTCGCGCTTTTGACGATTATGTTTCGCCTCCGGCGGCCAAAGGAGCTAAGCCCCTTTGGAATCCCTATTAGTTACAACAGGAAATATCTAAACCAGCACTTTAATCAAATTCCCCTGCAATCTAAGGCGACACATTCTTGGGAGTATAGAAAATGGCCTCAATAGGCTTGTTGCCGCCCACAACTTCGGCGCGGTTGTCTTTCAGATAAAATTTGATCTCATCACCCTGAATAAGATTGGGACCGTCCTGCAACTCAGCATTCCCGTTCATATAAATAATGGAATCGCCCACCACGTAGGTCAGCTTGTCACACTTCCCTTTGCGCTTCTTCATGGACACCTTGACATTACCGCCGGCTACGATCTTTTTAATCTTATCCTGAGTGTCGGTAAGGGAATCCCCCTCCGGCCTCAAATGAGCCGTCAGAGTTTCAGAAGTAAGAGTTACGTCCAAACGTACAACCTTAACATTGCCGGAAAAAGTAATCCGGTTACGATTCTCGCTGAAGGTCATCTTAGTGGAAGTGATCTTGATAGGTACTTCATCCGGTCCACCAGGAACACGTTTCTTGCGCGGCTTTTCCTTTTTCACAACTGGAGCTTCGGCCTTGATATAAGTACCGAAAACATAGCCGACCCGTTTCAATTCATTATCTTTTCCGGGCTTGAAAACAGGATACCATTTCCCTTCTTCCTGCCCGACGCTAACGCCCTCACCAAGTTCAAGCTTGTCCACTATTAAAGACTTGGCGTTTGGTTCAGAACGAACATTGAGAACCGCAGTGGCGTACATTATTTTAGTCTGAACCGGAGCCAGCAGCATCTCGTCCATGGCTTCTTCCATGGCAGCCAACTCACCGCTCCTTTTAATTTCCTGCTTTGCCTTTTTTGTCTTTTCAGCCTTGATCTCAGCCTTACGGGCATCTATCCCGGCCATCTGAGCTTTTTCCAGACTCTTGGGATAAGGAGCGAGAAACGGCCCCCAAGCATAACCCCAAACCGGAGTTTCCTTTTTGACCATGGCATCAATGCGGTAAAGGGCATACATGCCACCCTTATCTGTACCAACCTGTGCACGGTGTCCGGGGCTAAGCACCCCCACAGCCTTTGAAGTGGCCACAGGCTTTTCAATTACATTAATTCTGCGCACAGCATAGCGGATACGTGCGTCATCATTAACAATATCAATATCGCTCTGTTTTACATATCCAAGAGCATCAGCTTCGGAACCTACTTTTGCCTCAGCCTTAAAAATTGCATACCAGCCGTCTTTGAGAAAACCGACCTTAATCTTGTCACCTGATTTCAGCATGCCCCCGGTTGAAGACTTCACGGTCCGTTCCAGATGGTATTTGAGATCCTTGCCCACATAACGAATATCACCCCAGTCCACCAAAGGACTATCAGGAGCAGCAGGAACAACCACCTTGCGGGAGACATAGCCCACAGGAGCCACATCCTTTTCATCAGAGGCAGGATAAACCGGATACCAATTACCCTGAACCTTGCCGACCAGAAAACTTTCCGCCGGAGAAAGAACCCAAACTACAGGCCCTTTCAAATCGGGCTTTGCGCGGACATTGGCAATGGTCCGGGCAATCTTCAGCTCAGACTTTTCGTAGGCATGGGCAGATGTTCCAGCAAAAATAAAAACAAGAATGAACACCGCGCAGACAATGGCGGGAGAAAGCAATGCAGATGCGGACCTACCGCTAAACAATGAACTTTTTTCAGCTATATTAATCAAATGAATGCTCGCTTCTATTGAGGCATTACCACCATGTCCGGTGAAATCAGGGCTTCCAATCCGTCTTCAATCATTATTTCACGAGTGACAAGGTCCACCTTGACCCGTTTGGCAGTAATATAAACAGTAGGACTCTGCACTTTTACATTACCTTCAAGAAAAAGCAGGTTGTCTTTGGGTTTAAAGTCAAGGCGTTCGGCAACAAGACCCATATCACCATAATGACCCTTAACATTATCCCAGAGCTTGAGGCCTTCGCCTTTCTGGCTGACCTCGCCATGCAGGGCGCTGACAAAAACTTCTTTGCGATCCCGGCCAAGATAGTATGTGACCCGAGGTTTGTCGGCTATGACCAACCCTTTTTCCTGATCATAGTCGGCACTTCCGGCCCTCAGAATCCACTCAATATCGCCGCCTGTCCCCTGTATCAGCTCAATTTCCTCAGCGGAAATATCAGACTGATTTTTATTGGAAAGAAGCGGATTTTCCACAACATCACGTGCCATATGCGGAAAGGTTCCATATTTCTTACCCAGCAGAGTTCCAGCGCAGACCCCGAGAGACAGGGATAGAATCAAAGATAAAACCAAGCCGATACGGCCCATCTAGCCTGCCCACTCTTTCCAAATTTCATTCAGCTTGCCCTGAGCGTCAAGGATAAAAGAAATCGCTTCGCGCACGGCACCCTGACCGCCCTCGCGGCTGGATATCCATTTGGATATTCCGAAAATTTCAGGCTGAGCATTTTTCACAGCCATGGGCAATCCCACACGGACCATAACCGGAGCATCGATCCAGTCATCGCCAACGTAAGCGACTTCTTCGTCTTTCAGCCCCTTTTCCTTAAGCAGCCTTTCATAAAAAGGAAGTTTTTCACGCTGTCCGGGGTAATATTCGGTAATTCCAAGCTCAGTAACACGCTTTTCAACCGCACCGTGGTTCAGCCCGGTGATTACCGCCAACTCGATGCCCGCCTTTTGCGCGAATTTAATACCAAGACCGTCCTGAACATTAAAACGCTTCACGACATTGCCTTCATGATCGTAATAAAGACCGCCGTCAGTGAGCACTCCATCCACATCAAGGATAAGCAATTTAATTTTTTCTGCACGCTGTCTAGCAGACATAATCTACACTCCATCCGGCCAGAAGATCCTTGATCAGGTCTTCTGCTCGATCAAGGGGCCAGCTGTTGGGACCGTCACAAAGAGCGCAGTCCGGGTCGGGATGAGTTTCCATAAACACACCGGATGCACCCGCAGCAATGGCTGCACGGGAAAGCACAGGGACGAACTCACGCTGACCGCCGGACTTACCGTCCAAACCGCCGGGAAGCTGCACTGAATGGGTGGCATCAAAAACCACCGGACAGCCCAGTTCTTTCATGATCGCCATGGAACGCATATCCACTACGAGATTGTTGTAACCGAAGGAGGAACCGCGCTCGGTGAGCCAAATACGCTCATTTCCGGCTTCACGCAGCTTGTTCACCACATGACGCATTTCATGGGGCGCAAGAAACTGGCCCTTCTTTACGTTGATGACCCGTCCGGTATTAGCGGCGGCAACTAGAAGGTCAGTCTGACGGCAGAGAAATGCGGGAATCTGGATCACATCGGCCACTTCGCCCACAGGCACGGCCTGATCCGGAGTATGAATGTCGGTGACTACGGGCAGACCGGTTTCGTCTTTCACCCGCTGCAACCATTTAAGCCCTTCCTCCATGCCCGGTCCCCTGAAAGAAGTCATGGAGGTCCGATTAGCTTTGTCGAAAGAGCTTTTGAAAATTACCGTCACATCAAGACGGGAAGCGATGTCTGCCAGCACTTCTGCGGCGCGCAGGGCGACATCTATGGTTTCCAGTGCGCAAGGTCCCGCCAGAACAAACGGCCCCTGCAAACTTTTCTGATATAATTCATCGGGGGTCAAAAAGACTACCCTCCAGATATAAGGTTGCCCGGAAACACCGCATACCAGTGCTTCCGGGCAATCAAAAGTTAATTTTTATTTATTATCGCAGGCAGCCTTGATGAAATCCCTGAACAGCGGATGAGCATTCATGGGAGTAGACTTAAATTCCGGGTGGAACTGGCAGCCAAGGAACCACGGATGATCGGGAACTTCTACGATCTCAACCAGAGCTTCGTCCGGGGAAAGACCACTCAGAACTAGACCAGCTTCAACAAGCTGATCCGCGAATTTTTCTTTGTTGAATTCATAACGG
The sequence above is drawn from the Marinifilum sp. JC120 genome and encodes:
- the rpoN gene encoding RNA polymerase sigma-54 factor; amino-acid sequence: MGLELRQQLKLTQQLVMTPQLQQAIKLLQLSRLELLDSVHQELMENPILEEAEAQERTDAADADAGTATAEEAQISKEAEWENYLGEFSSTSKQSASRESESYEEGTSFEARLTKSASLEGHLHWQMSLSDFTEKEKVIGECLMGNLSSGGFLRIDLEDVCETCYAEIEDVEKVLYRIQRFDPVGVAARTPQECLLIQMEALKLDDDPILVSLVRDHLDDLEKKRYKPLARKFKLSMEDLKSYLDLMQTLDPLPGASFSSGDSFYVSPDAYVYEYDGDFVIVLNEDGLPKLQMNAFYVETLASTKGEDKEYFQDKMRSAQWLMKSLYQRQRTLYKVLESIVRFQRGFFAHGVTKLKPLILKEVAEDIEMHESTVSRITTNKYVSTPHGIYELKFFFNSALGLDDGSQVGSESVKATIKKLIGEEDGKKPLSDEKIAEILKEKLEVNIARRTVAKYRTAMGILSSSKRKKVF
- the lptB gene encoding LPS export ABC transporter ATP-binding protein; protein product: MSSIIAKKLVKNYGPKEVVRGIGLTVREGEVVGLLGPNGAGKTTTFYMLVGVVKPTFGDVYFNKQLITRLPLHERARLGLSYLPQESSIFKKLSVRKNLEIIIEHTGLSGKAVPKRADELLDQLGILRLADQKAMYLSGGERRRLEIARAMINDPKFILLDEPFAGIDPIAVIDIQDIISSLKDMGLGILISDHNVRETLSICDRAYLVYEGRVILNGSPESIVKNTKARRLYLGDSFSL
- a CDS encoding LPS ABC transporter substrate-binding protein LptA, translating into MINIAEKSSLFSGRSASALLSPAIVCAVFILVFIFAGTSAHAYEKSELKIARTIANVRAKPDLKGPVVWVLSPAESFLVGKVQGNWYPVYPASDEKDVAPVGYVSRKVVVPAAPDSPLVDWGDIRYVGKDLKYHLERTVKSSTGGMLKSGDKIKVGFLKDGWYAIFKAEAKVGSEADALGYVKQSDIDIVNDDARIRYAVRRINVIEKPVATSKAVGVLSPGHRAQVGTDKGGMYALYRIDAMVKKETPVWGYAWGPFLAPYPKSLEKAQMAGIDARKAEIKAEKTKKAKQEIKRSGELAAMEEAMDEMLLAPVQTKIMYATAVLNVRSEPNAKSLIVDKLELGEGVSVGQEEGKWYPVFKPGKDNELKRVGYVFGTYIKAEAPVVKKEKPRKKRVPGGPDEVPIKITSTKMTFSENRNRITFSGNVKVVRLDVTLTSETLTAHLRPEGDSLTDTQDKIKKIVAGGNVKVSMKKRKGKCDKLTYVVGDSIIYMNGNAELQDGPNLIQGDEIKFYLKDNRAEVVGGNKPIEAIFYTPKNVSP
- the lptC gene encoding LPS export ABC transporter periplasmic protein LptC, with the translated sequence MGRIGLVLSLILSLSLGVCAGTLLGKKYGTFPHMARDVVENPLLSNKNQSDISAEEIELIQGTGGDIEWILRAGSADYDQEKGLVIADKPRVTYYLGRDRKEVFVSALHGEVSQKGEGLKLWDNVKGHYGDMGLVAERLDFKPKDNLLFLEGNVKVQSPTVYITAKRVKVDLVTREIMIEDGLEALISPDMVVMPQ
- a CDS encoding HAD-IIIA family hydrolase — encoded protein: MSARQRAEKIKLLILDVDGVLTDGGLYYDHEGNVVKRFNVQDGLGIKFAQKAGIELAVITGLNHGAVEKRVTELGITEYYPGQREKLPFYERLLKEKGLKDEEVAYVGDDWIDAPVMVRVGLPMAVKNAQPEIFGISKWISSREGGQGAVREAISFILDAQGKLNEIWKEWAG
- a CDS encoding 3-deoxy-8-phosphooctulonate synthase, with the translated sequence MTPDELYQKSLQGPFVLAGPCALETIDVALRAAEVLADIASRLDVTVIFKSSFDKANRTSMTSFRGPGMEEGLKWLQRVKDETGLPVVTDIHTPDQAVPVGEVADVIQIPAFLCRQTDLLVAAANTGRVINVKKGQFLAPHEMRHVVNKLREAGNERIWLTERGSSFGYNNLVVDMRSMAIMKELGCPVVFDATHSVQLPGGLDGKSGGQREFVPVLSRAAIAAGASGVFMETHPDPDCALCDGPNSWPLDRAEDLIKDLLAGWSVDYVC